The DNA region AAGAGAGGTGGCTTACCATAAGATCTTCCTCACCAGACACAATTACCAACTTATCATCAATAACAAATTTCATATTTTGGTGCAAGGTGGAAGTCACGGCTCCAGCGGCATGAATCCACGCTCTtccaagcaaacaactataaTTTGGATTGATGTCCATAACCCTAAAATTAATTTCAAACACATGTGGACCAATTAATATTGGCAGCTCCACCTCCCCTATGACGGTCCTCCTCGATCCATTAAATGCCTTGACAATTAGTGCACTTGGCCTCATCTAAGTCCCTTGATATTCCAACTTAGCGAGTGTCCTCTTAGGTAAAACATTCAGAGAGGAGCCAGTGTCCACAAGGACTCTTGCTAGGGTATCTTCTTGGCATTTCACAGATATGTGCAAAGCACGGTTATGGTCTTAGCCataggggtggcaaaacgggctcggcccgctgggcatgcccgttttgcccgcacttttgtgcgggaCGGGCCAAGaatttaggccctcaccctcaaatatgtccgccccgccccgccccgtttttttcgcgAGCTTTTGCaggcacgtgtatttacataaatttttgcatttttaggcttaaagagtgtagtgcccgcgggctttcccctccccgccctcacttttttaCGGGGCGagtctaagttttaggcccacatcctcaaTTATGACTGCCacgccccgccccgtttttttgcgggcttttgtcgggcgggcctaaacggggcgggcatgcccgtttgccacccctactTAGCCATCCTTCATCAAATCTTCTCTACTGAAGCTAAGATGGTTGCATGCTGTAATGTTGGCAATGACCCCATCAAATTGATCAATAGTAATGTCGTGAGTGACATGAGCCCGAGCTAACAATTTCTGCAAGGCACTTCTATGAGCTGGAGAACTCATGAGAAGAGACAAAATGGATATCTTTGAAGGAGTTTGATGCAGCTGATCAAtaatcttgtaatcactcttcttgataatccccagaaattcaacatcttcatcaGTTGTGATCACCCCTTTTCCTTTATCGGTAACAGTGGTGGTGATTTCTTTCGGTGGAATTGGCGGAGCCAAGTTGAACTAAGGGGTATAAATGCGACCACTGCGGGTCATTCTACTTCCTACTGCTATATCAGTGCTTGCAATATTTAGACCTTCTTTATGACTTACTTTCTCAGACCTTTGGGTAACCACAACTGTATCATACTTCCAAGGATCTGCTTTAGTATTCTCAAAAGGAAAAGATCTAGGCCTTTGGACAACCAATGGATTAGGCATATTGAAGACTGGTTTAACTGATTCTGGAATGTTGAAAATTGGCTGAACAATAGTAGAATCTGGAATGTTGAATACTGGCTCTGAAATGTTGAAGATTGGTGTTGTAGTATATAACTCAGGTAGATTGAAGATGGGTTCAATCACTGCTACCTCATTCTTTTTCATACGACTGCTTACTTGCAACACACCTTGGTTAATTAATCCTTGAATATCTTTTCGGACCATTTCACATCCTTTATGACCAATAGTACATTCTTCACAACTCTTATGGTAATTCTTCAACAAACCTGCCTCCACTAAATTTGCATTAAAATCTCTGAGCGGAGTCTTGATTTTGGTTGCATCAAGAATCAAACCTTCATCAGGCTCATCGTCAATAGCATTTACAGACCCGTGAGCGGGAAAAGGATTATTTTTGACATTCGAACTGGTATCCCCAAATGAAAGAATCTTTTTCTCAATCAATTCCCTCACAATATCTTTCAAGGCATAACAACCTTCTAAATCATGCTCTGGGGCGCCTTCATGGAATAAACAATGTGCATTGGGATTGTAATATGGTGGGAGAGGATCTGGTGGAGGTCCCAAAGGTCTTGGAACAACTAAACCTTTCTTTAACAATGACATATATAATTCAGTGTAAGACATAAGAATCGGAGGAATCAGAGGTTTTCCACCTTGTCTCCTATTTTGAAATGGAGCATTTTGGCGCGGAGCTGGAGTCCTTTGTTGATAAGCTGGAGCGTTGGGCGCTTGTTGATAAGTTGGTACGTTGGGTGTTGTTTGAAAGATCGGAACTGCTTGAGTCGACTGATACACTGGGACTTGTTGATTAAAAGTTGGTGTAATAGCTGCTACATACGGCTGTTGAACAAATTATGGTTGTTGAACATACTGTTGTTGAGCAAAAGATTATTGCTTTTTCCAAGACTGATTCTTTCTTCTACTACCCATCACTGCATTTGTTTCTCCTTCCTTTTTTATGGAAACTACTACAGAATTTCTTGGTGTTATTGTTATTGTTGGAATTACTAGCTGAAATAATCATCTTGCCATTTTTTAAGCCAAGTTCCACTTTGATACCCACGACCACCAAGTCAGAAAAACTTGGAGTCATGCTTCCCACTATCCTTTAAAAAAATTATGGTCGCACTGTGTCGACGAACCAATCTGCCAATTCGTTTTCTGTTAATGGAGGTTCCATTTGAGATGCAGtctctctccacctttgtgcatattctttaaaggATTCAGAATCCTTTTGGGACATGCTCAACAATTGCCTTCTACCAGGAGCTAgatccatgttgtacttgtattgtttgaTGAAAGCATCAGACAAATCTTGGAAACAACGAATGCGAGTCTAATCAAGGGTCAAGTACCATTTGGAAGAGGCACCTTTCAAATTGTCTTAGAAACAGTGGATCATGAGTTTGTCATTGTCCACGTGAGGCTGCCATCTTTCTATAATACACGATGAGATGAATTTTGGGACAAGTAGCTTCTTTATATTGATCAAGGTTGGGTGTCTTGAATTTTGCGGGGATCACCAATCCAGATACAAGGCACATTTCTCTAGCAGCAGCACCAAAGATCTAATCACCTTCCATTGCTCTCATCCTTTTCTCAATGGTTTCAAcattttctctcaacttttcatgCCTTTCATCACCTTCTTCATACATATCAGGTATATCATACACTTGTTGATGATCATCGAAGTACGGTTGAACTCAAGTGTGCATGGTAGTGGGTGCAAAAATGGGAATCACTTGATTAACTTTAGTAGTTAATGGAACTGTATGTTGAGTGGACTGTCCTTGAGGAGGAGGCACAAAACCATAAGAAAGACCAAAGGGAGGCCAAGTTGCTGGAGTAGTAACTGCTGGCTAAGGAGTAATCACCAGATTAACGATCTCAGAAACAATTGTGGGTTGAGTATCCATCTTTGCACGTATTACTTGCAACATCTCCATGATTTGACCTATATTCCCATGTAGATCTGTAAGCTCTTCATTGACTCTTTCCATATCTTGCTCTTGCTCGGCCATTCTACGTCGGGCTTGAGCTCTGGTGTTGTACTGGTGTGAAGGTCTCAGTGTGGAAACTATTGGAGGAGAAATGACGGAAGTGAgtttttattttgataaaaaatgcaagtgtgaTGACATATGCATGAACGCAATGAAAATGCAAATTTTAAAAagtttcaaggaacttaagagatAATTGCAAACATCAAAAGGAAAATGACAATGATCAAAAGAAACTCATTTCATTAATCAGAGAGAGTTACAAAGTTTGAGTAAACTTCCAAAAGTTATAAACGAAGCTAAATAAAAGCtaaataaaaactaaataaaGTCCTAAGGAGATTCCCCTAGTAGCCTCAAGTTAAGCTTCTTAATTTGTTCTTCCATCTCAGCCTTCTTGAACACAAGCTTGTCCACGATCAACTTCCAAGGAGTATCTGACTGAACGCcataggaaaataaatcctcttgcacctTCCTCTTTTTGTTGGAGAGCTCTTCTTCATTCTTCATCTTCAAATGCTTTTGAAGTTCTTCATActcattgttgatgatttgaTACTTGTTCTTCTAAGCGTCCCTTTCTTGTTGCGCTGTGGTCAAAGCAATCTTCAACTTCTCTGCATCAGTCATGAAGATATAGGTAGGTCCTTTGTCAACTAAAGGCAAAGGCTCTTAGAGAGGTTAAGGCATTTTCAAGCTGATGGCCCTATCTTGAACCCATTTAAGGTAAGGTTCTAAAGATACACAATTTGTCTTCCCTAAAACTTTCTTTTCTAGCTTATGAACATGGCGCCAAGCCTGCATAATCTTCTCTTTGAGCGCTTTGCAATCTTCACATTCCTTAAAGAACAAACCATCCAAGTGAATATTCTTTGGCTTATCGCTCATTGGATAACCGAGTTGACGACGAGCTAGGATTGGGTTGTAACTGATGCCTCcttttgtaccaagaagaggtCCATTAGAAAATCCTCCACAACTATCAATGATACTAACTCCATCATAGTCACGACTATACCAAACAATATCTAAATGTGTGAGCGACATAATCTTTTGTGACCATAAAAGACCATCCTTAAGATTCCAAAAAGCATGAGACCTtggcaagtgagaaataaaccacttgtacaacataGGCACGCAACATGTAATCATTCCCCCGCTATAAGAATTCCTCATATGAACAGGATGATAGACATCGACAAGCAAAGTAGGAACTAGATTTCCTATTAAGAAGATCTTGATGGCATCCATGGCAACAAAGTCATCAAAACTAGGAAATAGGAACAATCCATAGATAAGTAGAGCAAAAACAGCCTCAAACGCATCCACACTCCTCATTCTAGCAAAATACTGAGCTTTGTTCATTAGAAACTTAGCTGTCAAACCAAGCATTTTTCCTTTTGTGGTCATGTGATCCCTAATCTCTGACATTTTCAAGTAAGTAACCTTTGCAATGTCTTGATCTTTGGGATCTTCCTCCAAACCAGAAAATGGAGCTTGACTAGAAATAGGAACACCAATCAAATGAGAGTATTCTTCAAGTGTTGGCATAAGCTGATAGTCGGGGAAAGTGAAACAGTGATACATAGGATCATAAAGCTGAATCAAAGTAGAAAGAAGTCCATCTTCCATGTTGATCTTCAAAAGAGAGAGCAAATGTCCATATCTTTTGTTGAAAGCCTCTGTGCCAACAACCAAAGATCCCAATCTCCTTAGGTCTTCTAACTTAGGGCTCTTGAAAGTGTACTTTTAAGTCTTTTTCCTTCCAAAATCCATGATAAACCTAATGTTTGCAACAAAAGTtcctaagttccttgaaaaatttgtttaaaaaatgatgtttatgatgcatggatgcatgaatgcacaAACACATAAACAAGGGTCACACACAAATAGGATTCAAATGTTCGACGTTGCGAGCTTGAGGCCATGGGTCTAACCATCCCAAATGTACTATGGGTTTATTTTGTACCTGTACAACGGGTTCTACAAAGGTTCCCAAAAATCATTGacccatctttcagatattatcaACATGCCAATTACTCGAGAGttaataatattctcaagagaatctcatttgagtgtagtatcgcgtatAAACTATTTCGGATTTACACCTTCATAGTCATCGCACTACATCCTAAAGACCAAGTGGGGTAAAGGGGGTTactaaggtcctcagcttctcaggTTACCCAAATCAATATAGTATGTGTTTTCATAATTGATTGATCAACAATACTAATTGTAAAGGGAACCTCCACATGAGTGGTGGATTCTCAAGTCAGCTTGTTCGGGATTAAACTCTCTATAAGCCTTCTTGACTATACCACATCCTATCTTATTTATGTACACTCAAGTCCGGGTTAGGACTTACCTCACCACACAATGGATCACCCAAATTAAAGATCCAAACAAACAAGGAAAACAACTAAAAATAACAACACAAATATAATCAAAATAGGCTTAACCCTCTTTCAATGTCTCCCCGGTGAAGTCGCCATTTCTGTCGCAGTGAGAATTGGATATCAAGCTATTGTATTAACTTGAATCACAAAACATTAAATgttcaccaccgaactttaatttatccaatGGAAGGGGAAAGATCgaataaaaccctaattgtgcaatgtaaaaacaatgcgaagagatctaaagttcgggggttggttatactaagggaaggtattaacatccttagtatctatagtatcctataagaaccttttgaaagtatttgtgttatgttattatttgttttctattatttggaaatgttttattgGGAAGGACCTAAAGGTTTATAAAGTTTGCTCGCCAAAACTTCGCGGtcatgtgcctacgtatccttataaggATGGAATCAAAGCAACCGTAGTTCACCTGGCTAAGGCTGAACGAACACTTGGTAGTGATCAAGGTTCCAAAGGGGGAAGTAAGTGTTCATAATAAACATAATTACAAGAGTTACAAACTCTTACTTAAATCTAAGTTGGAAGTGAGAATGACTATAACAAGGTCAAAGGGAAACTAGGGATTGCTACACTACCTATGACATTAAGTCAATAAAGAGGTTTTTCCCTTGGATTTAGGAaaaaagataaacaaaatataagcaagatgaagaagatgttcaagcatgacatcaacaaatataagcacatgataaataagatgttcaagcatgacatcaacaaagataaacaaatggtaaagaagatgttcaagcatgacatcaacaaggATAAACAAAtatgaagaagatgttcaaacattacatccacaaagataagcaaatgaagaagatgttcatacatgacatcaacaaatataagcacatgataaagaagatgttcaagcatgacatcaacaatgataaacaaatggtaaagaagatgttcaagcatgacatcaacaatgaaaaacaaggatgaagaagatgttcaaacatgacatccacaaatataatcaaatgaagaagatgttaaagcatgacatcaacaaatataTGGAAGCATGATCATAACAATAGAAAGCATGGTATGTAAACACATATGTACAACATGTTAACATGAACAAATATACAATAACATCAATCAAAGATGTATAAAGTTAACATGAATATGAATGACATGGATATATCACCGTGAAGAAACAAAAATAAATGACATAAcaaaacatgaaaatgtatatggATGTCATAATAAGTATGAATGAACATGTATATGCTTGAAGTAAGACATGGTTTGGACATAACATCAACTTAATCATGAAAACAATTTAAGGTATTAAAGACATGCATGTTAAGGTTCAATATGATCACAAACAAAGgttcaacatcatacaaaaagtTTGAACATGTAAGCATACAAGTCATACAAAGACATTTTATTACAAGTTTAAAGCATTTGTAAACACATAAACAAAGACAAACACAAGGGAACACATGCACACAAAGGTTCAACAAGACATGAAATAATGACATGTGAATCATGGATCAATGgcaaaataagcaaacaaaaGTTCATGGCATATTAACAAAAGTTCAAAGCACATAAACATGTAAACATACATTAAAGTAAGtcaaaattaggtcaaaaccAAAAGTAACATATTAACAACATCAAACAAAGTTCATATATGATGcatgtagcgggaaattcatgatcattaagctattgacaaactaaagatcaattaacaagagtcgtcaccgcgattttattgtttccaagggaaaagggaaaaatgcgaacaaaacctaaataataagaagttttcaaataaaaactaataaaaataagagatcataggtaagggggttggttacacagagggaatgtgttagcatccaaagtgtcataggtactcctatggagccctttttgtgtgcatatgttatttgtataaaatgatgtttacaaacaaatagaatggggggatgagaaaagaattgattaattatatttttgtgttgGACAAGACCTTCGgcctcgtgcctacgtaccaacgtaaaaatgagggatcaaaacctcgtagttcgtgctataaatttcaaagtgagttaGTTGGTTTttatcaaaaattaagtttgaaaggcacaaaggcctaaaatggtttgaatgagttagttctttttggcgtttttgaaagtttaagtcaagtatggttaagttcatttacaagtttgatttaagaaaacaagtttgaaaatgcaatgacataaggccaaagtttctacctttttgaaagtggtcaaagtttagaacaaaaatagttcacacaaagaaattttgaaaatgaagggagagatttttaaattaaagaagtggggagaagatgaaaagactatcctagatacaagaaatttaaaagtttaaagttgcaaagatttgaccaaatgggagcaatccaatagacaagtatgtcaatagaaacccagaattcccttggactttttagaatcaagcaacacacaaatgcacaattatatcaaacttgaagagcaaaggcatcaaataaagatggccacatccaagcttatccacttcaatgatcttcttcaaaatatcccatgtagaagatgaaatccacaagtcacaggttcaacataacagcttatcaatgatcaatgttgtagatgaatctggagagatcttgaatgatgtatcagatgaattcaaacttgcaagttcttggttcttcaacaaattggcattggccaagtccattagcaaaggaatgttgcctaagttctaagtccaattggggagatcaaaataacagtccactcaaaaagatttttagggttcttgttattattatgtgcGTTAATGGTCAAggaccaaacaaacaaacaaggcaacaaagtatatcacacaatatggtccaagtggacaaagtgaaaattgcataaatataaataattagaatgatatgtacaatgacaaatgataataaaaataaattgcattaaaagtaaaagcttgaaagtaaaggttaatggttagtaagttaatagttagttttgttttgattttgattttaagacattctttgaagaacactcaacccaattgccacaagcatggatccttgaaccaaagcatctttcaaaggaaggaaagagggccaagtttccacacaataccatggaagaagggagacttacaatctcactaactagaatgcttatgcctttacgtcacaaatttagcgctatgttaagcaatcgtaattggacttatgtagaagtctcaactatttgaggtcggacaataaacttttggtgttaatgcatgttggagacatagtattaagaactatgctcattaaacataccacacgcaaaaaatatgcaaaggtgtgggctaatctcattcatactcatgttaatctttcaatcaactagcattaggacttagagatatcattggccaattgaaatcaatggatgaagaaggggaataagatgaagggggaaagggatgaatgaaatcacaaattggtcaaaggaggacttttatcaaattaatagtattcattcattttggaagatggaatgtacattccgtcaatcccctaaatccaataatattaatttgacaaagtcaaatcaaccttgaccaaggcccaacaacaaatgagaaactcaaacaagtcaatccaaatggtcaacacaattaaaacggcatttattcaattaaaaatattaaaataatgcattaaattcaaatatgttttgtccaaatcctaaaatcacatcaaaacaccaaataaatggccatgtgatttatcataggtcaaacaaggtcaaaggaccttggataaaaaatttcataatttttgggcatttaaaaatatttttaaacaattaaaaacaaatgaaaaatcaattaattcatgaaaaatattaataatgatccaaaaaataattttaattcagaatgtgaaagataaaaatatttgaaaattttcagtgaaagtcccatattttttggatcaatattaaatttattatgaattattgaaaataatggtattaaatggaaaatcagaaattacaaaaaaacgtggaccatcagatctccctcattaattgaggtggcagatctaatgATCTAAAACACGCGTTCCATATGTTCCTTAGTCAACAACGTGGCAAAATGAGTAATCAAATCTAGCGGTCAAGATTATAACGTGGGACTTGGATCAAGTGGTCCAGAGGTGAGACACCTCATCGTCGGAGTCggagctccggtcatcttccccggtgagctccaccggtctggttaagatgaaccatcaccaaaatgcaaaacagggacatgattttaaagagaaaacatcactgagcaagagtatcacctccatttcttccaattccaactatattgagagatatgtggaattgaaaaatgaggttcatgatctgagttgcttcgattcatcattaaaacaactcaaacaccttgcctacattggtaggacttcagccaacacaataatcgagagaattgagcaagaaacaaggagaatcgaagagatcaaattttttgaaatttaccttcgatggaggtctgaacttgctAGATCTCGATCTGAATTAtgctttgcttcactccaatggcttacagaagaggaatggaatggcttagaatcaatggactcctggagaattgaattccaaaacagtggagattcaagctcaaattcagTTGAATTTCTCAGGCTTATCCTCTCAATGTGAAAGGTTTTTTATGGGGAATCAAAGTTGGTGCAGTGTGTGTCTTGATTGTGAGAAAatgagcttcaatttatagaggaTTCAAGTGTTAATTGCACACTCCATTCAAGTTTCTAAAATTGGTAAAGTGAGGTCAGCTGATGCGTGGGCGCGCGTAGGCCCATCCAATGACTGCCATAtgtccaaatttgaagttcaaatatgttgaagcaagcttggaatgcagGGCAATTGAGAATTTGAATTTGATGTTTGATCTATGACACATGATACCAGTgtgtttaagccatgcgcaacctatgcatttctcatccaaaatgcatgaattttagctctttagaaaggtaagatcaagaggaacaagtttgatgttgaacactttctcatttggagcttggaacttggagatatttgaggtggaagtttggaaaaatttgacatattgaaaattttctaagtgtcaagccatatgtcacaatattccaccttgcttaactttttatgggagcttcaaatgagaaacgtgtcttcataaaagttgtagctctatcaaatacctttaaaatggtcacaaatttcatgtcattaggatttgaaatgatagaggtatgcatttttgaagtttggcaaaatcacttgatcaatggtcaaaagtgacctataatatagcctcatatcacatgtgtaaagaagttgaattagctcaCACTCCAAtcatcaaagttgaagtagacacattgaattttattgtgcaacttggaaatatttcagatcataaaaattgagcaagttatggccttgggaagttgactttcaaattagggtttagacaaaatgacctataatgtttccacatagaaaatgattttccaagaaaaactagctctaggtattgtaacacggtgggagaactgactttagttgaatgttgcggatagcaagagtcgccaccgacttttattttatccaaaaggaaaggacataaaagaacaggaaagaccttaaaaagattttgagttcggggggtaagttatacaaagggaaggtattagcaccctttatatccatggttatccatgggctcttagttacttagctcactttgtttgtttgcaagagtgtagtgtgtgattagaaaaatttctttaagtactttgtaatgaccctcgtatgggtgtatacaaagcctagtttagaaattgtgaggtgtaaaagtaattttgaaaagtgtgagcaagtaactatgagatacctaccctagattaagtctttcgtgttctcgtatattctttcaatggtaagactgtccctattattaaggaataggtagtcattaccttggatgtgtttaagggacgggcgtagggtcatcgtatggtcaatgaaggcaacataaggggtgtctttagcaactcgtagggactatcatcatatttaccgaagggacaagatcattatatcgtaggcaacctcgtagggacttgatcttttaagtttatagggacttgatgatttttctgtttgaagggactttgcttaagacacccctattttcgagggacttgaccatttaaagaaggcaaccaagaggaataccctaggaagtacagatggcgatcaaagatcgacttacgtgtgtgagtgttatttttcagatatttgtcttgaatttaattttctaagttcaattatttacagttagttttttgcactccctaaattactaaccacgcaataaatatttacaaaaataaaagcaagaaaaataaattcctaaactattacatgactatgggacagatacataataatcaagcgagaaagaataaatttacaacctatacatttgttcctaatattataaataaaacaaaattaaaataaggaaaataatgaagcaaaaatagaatagataaaagcaaataataataaaataataaataaacaatggtaataaagcaataataaaataacaataataataaagtgataataaaaaggttagaattttaaaagaaattattttaggttaaacaagttagatttttttagaagttattagaaaaata from Lathyrus oleraceus cultivar Zhongwan6 chromosome 1, CAAS_Psat_ZW6_1.0, whole genome shotgun sequence includes:
- the LOC127105381 gene encoding uncharacterized protein LOC127105381, whose product is MEDGLLSTLIQLYDPMYHCFTFPDYQLMPTLEEYSHLIGVPISSQAPFSGLEEDPKDQDIAKVTYLKMSEIRDHMTTKGKMLGLTAKFLMNKAQYFARMRSVDAFEAVFALLIYGLFLFPSFDDFVAMDAIKIFLIGNLVPTLLVDVYHPVHMRNSYSGGMITCCVPMLYKWFISHLPRSHAFWNLKDGLLWSQKIMSLTHLDIVWYSRDYDGVSIIDSCGGFSNGPLLGTKGGISYNPILARRQLGYPMSDKPKNIHLDGLFFKECEDCKALKEKIMQAWRHVHKLEKKVLGKTNCVSLEPYLKWVQDRAISLKMP